TCTGGCAGCGCGAAAGAATGGTGGGGATGATCTTGTGTTTCTCGGTGGTGGCCAGGATAAACTTAGCGTATTTGGGCGGTTCTTCGAGGGTCTTCAGGAAGGCGTTGAAGGCAGCCTGAGAGAGCATATGCACCTCGTCGATGATATACACTTTATATTTCCCGATCTGCGGGGGGATGCGTACCTGATCCACCAGTTTGCGGATGTCATCTACCGAGTTGTTGGAGGCGGCGTCCAGCTCGTGCACGTTGAAGGCGCTCGATTCGTTGAAGGCCTTGCACGGCTCGCACTGATCGCAGGCCTCTATCTTCTCGTTGAGGTTCTCGCAATTGATGGTCTTGGCAAGAATGCGGGCGCAGGTGGTTTTCCCCACCCCACGGGGGCCGGTGAACAGGAATGCCTGGGCCAGGTGATCGTTGCGAATGGCATTTTTCAGCGTGTTGGTAATTGATTTTTGACCAACAACGGTATCAAAAGTCACCGGCCGGTATTTTCTTGCAGAAATAATGAAACTGTCCATCCTTTTTTTCTTATCAGACAATCAGCAAAATTAGCGAAAATGCCCCGCCTAAACAAGCTAAATTTTCATAACAAGCCACCCTTGCTTTTTTACCCCATTACCCATCAATCAATACAACCCATGCAACCTACGCAACAATGACAACTAAGACAACCCTGCCAGCCATAACAACTCTTTTTCACTCCCCAGTCTTTCTCCATCTCCCCACTTTTCCTATCTTTGCCGCAAAAATCACCCACTCACAAACTCACCTTTATATGGAAAAGATTCTCGTAATAGGATGTGCCGGGCAAATCGGCTCAGAACTGACCCTGGAACTGCGAAAATTGTATGGCGACGAAAACGTGGTGGCTACTGATATCAAGCCAGCCAGTAAAGAGATCACCGAGGGCGGCCCCTTCGAGATCCTTGATGTGCTCGACACCCACCGCCTGTTTGGCACCGTAAGCCGCAACAAGATCACACAGATCTATCATTTGGCTGCCATCCTTTCGGGAAACGCCGAGAAAAAGCCTCTGGCCAGTTGGCATATCAATATGGAGAGCTTGCTCAACGTGCTTGAGATGGCCCGTGAACTCAACCTTAAGCGGATTTTCTGGCCCAGCTCCATTGCCGTATTCGGCCCCACCACACCCAAGGTCAACACGCCCCAGTTCACCGTGATGGAGCCCAATACCGTGTATGGCATCAGCAAGCTGGCCGGTGAACGCTGGCTTCAGTATTATTTCGAGCGTTATGGTGTGGAAACCCGGAGCCTGCGTTATCCCGGCCTCATCAGTTACAAGACAGAAGCCGGTGGCGGCACCACCGATTATGCCGTTGAGATCTTTTACGAAGCCATCCGCAACGGAAAGTATGAATGCTTCCTGGCAGAAGATACCTATCTGCCCATGATGTTCATGGACGATGCCATCAAGGCCACCATTGGCGTGATGGAAGCCGATGACTCTCAGATTTCCGTCCGCTCAAGCTATAATGTGGCTGGTATAAGTTTCAGCCCCAAAGAGGTGGCGAACCATATCAAAAAACACATCCCGGAGTTTGAAATTACCTATAACCCCGACTTCCGCCAGGCCATTGCCGAAAGCTGGCCCCAGAGCATTGACGATAGCGTTGCCACCCACGACTGGGGACTCAAGGCTACCTTCGACCTGGAACGAATGACCGAAGTGATGCTGAAAGGAGTGAAGGAAAAATTTAATTAAATGAAAAGTGAAAAGTGAAAAATGAAGAATGAATCCATGGGGGACATTTTTCATTTTTCACTTTTATTTTTTCATTTTAAACTTCGAAATTAAGCAGTTTTCCTTCCTTCATGATCAACTTTTCATCAAAATACACGTCGGGCTGCTTGACCAGTCCGTCGAGGTGGCTGTTCACTGCAATGGTCCCTCCCATGGTGATGTTGTTGCCAAAGGCGACGTGAATGGTGCCAAACACTTTTTCGTCTTCCAGGATTTGTCCTGTGAGTTTTGCCTTGTAGTTGGTGCCAATGCCAAACTCAGCCACTGCGCGGGCTTCGCGTCCCGACTTGTCGAGCAGGGCGATGAGGCGCTGGGCTTCTTCGCCACCGGTGATTTCTTCGGCAAATCCATCCACCACCTGCACGGCAATGGGGGTGCTGATCATCCCGATGCCAGCCATCGAGCCATCGATCACTACCTTGCCGTTCGATTGCCCTTCAACGGGCGCCAGGTAAACTTCACCCGAGGGCATATTGCCACTTTGTCCCTTTTCGCGCAGGACACCCGTGCTGGGGATGATCATACGGCCTTCCACCGGCATGCTGATGTCGGTGCCCGCTTTGGTCACTACACGGATGACCTTAACTCCCTTCAACTGGTCGGCAATGAAATGGGTCATGTCAATGATCTTGTCGAAGTCGGCATTGAGGCAACGCGACATAATGTCGACGGTGATTCCAGGCATAGTTCCCACGCGTACCCCTTCCTTTACCGCCTCACGCCTGGCGTCGGTATGGGTCAGTGATTTGGCCGTGGGACAAACCACCACGTCAACCATCTTCATCATGGCAGCTACTGCGGCAGGGGGCTCCTGCCCGTTGATCTCACGCGAGCGGATCTCGATGAGCATGCTTTCTTTACACAGCTCCTTGCCAGCTTCGTGAAGCGCCAGGCCGATCTCACGCTTGATTTCGTCGGTCACGATCAGCAGGGTTTCTTCGGGTTTCAGGCCCATGGCATCGCGCAGGCCGATAACGGAGGCTTTCATTAATTCTTCGTTCATCATGTTTGGTTTTATTGTTGAGTTAAGATAATTGCCGGGGTATGTGTTTCAAAGCCTGACAATAATACGAATTTTTTCTGTCCTGACCTTGCCCCGGATGCGTTCAAGTTTCTGAATCCCCCTTTCGGGGAATGCTTAATCCCGTATTTTATCCTAATTTTGCGCCATGAACTGGATCGACACCCACGTACATATTTATTTGCCCGAATTTGATAAAGACCGGCCGGCAATGATAGCACGCTCGGTGGAGGCTGGCGTCAGGCCCCTGCTGATGCCCAATGTCGATCAAAAGACCATCGGGCCGATGATGCGCGATGCCGAGGCTTACCCCGGACTGTGCCTGCCCATGATGGCCCTTCATCCCACTTCCGTGAAAGAAGATTATGCGCAGCAGATACTTGAAGTTGAGGAGTGGCTTGCCAAAGGCGGCTTTGTGGCGGTGGGTGAAACGGGCATCGACCTTTACTGGGATAAGACCTATTATCAACAGCAGGTGATTGTTTTTCAGCGACATGCAGAGCTGGCCATCCAATACGACCTGCCCCTTGTGATCCATTCGCGCCAAGCACTGGAAGAGATCTTTGAGGCGCTCGAGCCTTTCCGCGGAAGCGGGCTCAGGGGCGTTTTTCATTGCTTCCCCGGTGATGAAAAGCAAGCCCACC
The nucleotide sequence above comes from Bacteroides sp.. Encoded proteins:
- a CDS encoding NAD-dependent epimerase/dehydratase family protein is translated as MEKILVIGCAGQIGSELTLELRKLYGDENVVATDIKPASKEITEGGPFEILDVLDTHRLFGTVSRNKITQIYHLAAILSGNAEKKPLASWHINMESLLNVLEMARELNLKRIFWPSSIAVFGPTTPKVNTPQFTVMEPNTVYGISKLAGERWLQYYFERYGVETRSLRYPGLISYKTEAGGGTTDYAVEIFYEAIRNGKYECFLAEDTYLPMMFMDDAIKATIGVMEADDSQISVRSSYNVAGISFSPKEVANHIKKHIPEFEITYNPDFRQAIAESWPQSIDDSVATHDWGLKATFDLERMTEVMLKGVKEKFN
- a CDS encoding aminopeptidase translates to MNEELMKASVIGLRDAMGLKPEETLLIVTDEIKREIGLALHEAGKELCKESMLIEIRSREINGQEPPAAVAAMMKMVDVVVCPTAKSLTHTDARREAVKEGVRVGTMPGITVDIMSRCLNADFDKIIDMTHFIADQLKGVKVIRVVTKAGTDISMPVEGRMIIPSTGVLREKGQSGNMPSGEVYLAPVEGQSNGKVVIDGSMAGIGMISTPIAVQVVDGFAEEITGGEEAQRLIALLDKSGREARAVAEFGIGTNYKAKLTGQILEDEKVFGTIHVAFGNNITMGGTIAVNSHLDGLVKQPDVYFDEKLIMKEGKLLNFEV
- a CDS encoding TatD family hydrolase, with product MNWIDTHVHIYLPEFDKDRPAMIARSVEAGVRPLLMPNVDQKTIGPMMRDAEAYPGLCLPMMALHPTSVKEDYAQQILEVEEWLAKGGFVAVGETGIDLYWDKTYYQQQVIVFQRHAELAIQYDLPLVIHSRQALEEIFEALEPFRGSGLRGVFHCFPGDEKQAHQAIELGFLLGIGGVVTYKNSPMARVVQEVGLEHIILETDAPYLSPVPHRGKRNESAYIPLIGRKVAELKQTSPAEVAEATTRNAINLFRLKNFTE